GAGGGCCGCAGCATGTCGCTGGTCCTCATGCCCAGGTAGATACCAGGAGTAGATCATGCCTAAAATCAAGACGTTGAAAGCCGCGGCGAAACGCTTCAAGAAGGTCGCCTCCGGCAAGTTCAAACGCAGCCATTCCCACGCGACCCATAATAAGTTGTCCAAGAACGGCAAGCGCACGAGAAGCCTTCGTGGCACCGCCATGGCGAGCAAGGCCGACACGCCGCGCCTCAAACGGATGATGCCGAACTAATAGTCATGGTGTGCCTGACCGCACAGCCTGGGACGCCGAACTAATTTAAGGAACAGCAAACATGCCACGTGCCACGAACGCCACCGCCTCGCACAGGCGGCGCAAGAAAACCATCAAGCTGGCCAGGGGATACTGGGGCCGCCGCAACCGGCTTTACCGGACCGCCCGCGAAGCCGTCAACCGCGGCTGGGC
The Gemmatimonadota bacterium DNA segment above includes these coding regions:
- the rpmI gene encoding 50S ribosomal protein L35, giving the protein MPKIKTLKAAAKRFKKVASGKFKRSHSHATHNKLSKNGKRTRSLRGTAMASKADTPRLKRMMPN